A stretch of Clostridium formicaceticum DNA encodes these proteins:
- a CDS encoding transcription initiation factor TFIIIB, protein MEATQCPKCGCKEIGKGKLTGHAVIRPVDKFFSLGSDIIADICTECGYILEMKVSQPEKFKDKR, encoded by the coding sequence GTGGAAGCTACTCAATGTCCCAAATGTGGATGTAAAGAAATTGGCAAAGGCAAATTGACTGGACATGCGGTGATAAGACCAGTTGATAAGTTTTTTTCCTTGGGATCTGATATTATAGCAGATATTTGTACAGAATGTGGTTACATATTAGAAATGAAAGTTTCACAACCAGAAAAGTTTAAGGATAAACGATGA
- a CDS encoding GIY-YIG nuclease family protein → MEIINLLKQNAFYPLINKEIDLPDKQGLYLICINKIEVLPEAMENLTYTYFEGKAVIYLGISGSRGLRKRDYNNHFHGTARVSTLRKSLGVLFGYEKVQSLKDQGTSNFKFITEYEKALTEWMLNNLIMYYYATDEDVENIETELISYFNPPLNLSKNKSEVNKEFRRKLSKLRCTL, encoded by the coding sequence ATGGAAATTATAAACCTGTTAAAGCAAAATGCTTTTTATCCTTTGATAAATAAGGAAATTGATTTACCAGATAAGCAAGGATTGTATTTAATTTGCATCAATAAAATAGAAGTATTACCTGAAGCTATGGAGAATCTAACCTATACATATTTTGAAGGTAAAGCAGTTATTTATCTTGGCATTTCGGGTAGTAGAGGATTGCGGAAAAGGGATTATAACAATCATTTCCATGGAACAGCGAGAGTATCTACATTGAGAAAAAGCCTAGGTGTTCTATTTGGCTATGAAAAGGTTCAAAGCTTAAAAGATCAAGGAACTTCAAATTTTAAGTTTATTACAGAATATGAAAAGGCATTAACTGAATGGATGCTTAATAATTTAATCATGTATTATTATGCTACGGATGAAGATGTAGAAAATATTGAAACAGAGCTAATCAGTTATTTTAATCCACCATTGAATTTAAGTAAGAATAAAAGTGAGGTTAATAAAGAGTTTAGAAGGAAATTATCGAAATTGAGGTGTACTTTATAG
- a CDS encoding tyrosine-type recombinase/integrase, with protein sequence MAYTKAFEEYLKGQDKSINTVSCYIRDAKAFINWYNNRTDYGLDKLIELDLVEYKKYMQNGTDSIITINRKIASVNAFLAWLHREGKVEKELSIKPIKNKETRQYKGLDDRELRKLRAEIHRTGDKMHIAIIEILLGTGIRVSELVDLKLDDIEMTDRKGKIAVLGKGNALRGVPLNKDVRKAIGEYLEVRRESADNHLLIGQRGSLNRNAINLILKKYGDRVGIAITPHKLRHTLGYKLVREGKPITTIQQIFGHDNIQSTNIYTLTIEKDKIEALEGLEW encoded by the coding sequence ATGGCTTATACCAAAGCTTTTGAAGAATATCTAAAGGGACAAGATAAAAGCATTAATACCGTTTCCTGCTATATTAGGGATGCCAAAGCTTTTATAAACTGGTACAATAACCGAACTGATTATGGCTTGGATAAACTAATAGAACTGGACTTGGTAGAATATAAGAAGTATATGCAAAACGGTACTGATTCAATCATAACAATAAATCGTAAAATTGCAAGCGTTAATGCTTTCTTAGCTTGGCTGCACAGGGAAGGAAAAGTTGAAAAGGAACTAAGCATCAAACCTATAAAAAACAAGGAAACACGCCAATATAAAGGGCTTGATGACAGGGAACTAAGGAAACTTAGGGCAGAGATTCATAGGACAGGAGATAAGATGCATATAGCAATCATTGAGATATTGTTGGGAACAGGCATAAGAGTAAGCGAACTGGTGGATTTAAAGCTTGACGATATAGAGATGACCGATAGGAAGGGCAAAATAGCAGTGCTTGGCAAAGGAAATGCACTAAGAGGTGTTCCACTTAATAAAGATGTAAGGAAAGCTATAGGTGAATACCTAGAAGTTAGAAGAGAATCAGCCGATAATCACTTACTAATAGGTCAAAGAGGGAGCTTAAATCGAAATGCTATCAATCTAATATTGAAGAAGTATGGGGATCGAGTAGGAATTGCAATAACTCCTCATAAATTAAGGCATACCTTGGGATATAAGCTGGTTAGAGAAGGCAAGCCAATAACAACTATTCAGCAGATATTTGGACATGACAATATACAAAGCACTAACATATACACATTGACAATTGAAAAGGATAAAATTGAAGCACTAGAAGGACTGGAGTGGTAG
- a CDS encoding DUF3841 domain-containing protein, whose product MKLWTIQNIAAYEKFKETGVLRAEEEFIWNDFKFQYNWIVGQMKNRIGSPLDKKIKFPIWAWHQWSGVKKPKPDLRFSGHLEKGTKGARIEFEASNKSFLLSDFHGFNCILNYGYICDYEMEYDNFYERLAQYGYVHESMFNLNEQSETMGFFRDELIRSWEKIFDLDVNDEYWSGKKEEQSIQATLWEVKWEQVISVKEFMAK is encoded by the coding sequence ATGAAGCTATGGACTATACAGAATATTGCTGCATATGAGAAGTTCAAGGAAACAGGGGTGCTTCGTGCAGAAGAAGAATTTATTTGGAATGATTTCAAATTTCAGTATAATTGGATAGTAGGACAAATGAAAAATAGGATTGGATCGCCACTTGATAAAAAAATCAAATTTCCAATATGGGCATGGCATCAGTGGAGTGGAGTAAAAAAGCCAAAACCAGATTTAAGGTTTTCAGGACATTTAGAGAAAGGTACAAAAGGTGCTAGAATAGAATTTGAAGCATCTAATAAAAGTTTTCTCCTATCCGATTTTCATGGATTCAATTGTATCCTAAACTATGGATATATATGCGATTACGAAATGGAATATGATAATTTTTATGAAAGATTAGCCCAATATGGTTATGTGCATGAAAGCATGTTTAATTTAAATGAACAGTCTGAAACAATGGGTTTCTTTAGAGATGAGTTAATTAGAAGTTGGGAGAAGATCTTTGATTTAGATGTTAACGATGAATATTGGTCAGGGAAAAAAGAAGAACAATCAATACAAGCTACATTATGGGAAGTTAAATGGGAACAGGTTATTAGCGTTAAGGAATTTATGGCAAAGTAA
- a CDS encoding phage portal protein, translating to MQINESLIKQCLTELENNSSIKQKYKDYYEGNHSILNNYAMQDSRSNMKLVFNFPRKFVDNETGYLLGKPVNFISKTDDDEIIDAIDKNISHWDKEHNIHLRKSSEIYGESYELNYINQDGEFCGTILNPMSCYVLEDGTAERNGILALHKFNRRFDENTYLDVYTNHEILHYIIEDGLKLQGKHTHIFDRVPIIVCPANSERKSGFHDVISLVDAYNAINSDLVNEISDHRNAYLVIENAKIEEEDLLKMKSMGIIQVPKGGSVKWLTKDINDSFVKNELDNIERKIFDMMDQVNFNENWAANTSSLAIRNKLLNLENRVALREAIMEQVIKKRLKNLFIFLSKKEGRYFDYKDIAIKFTRNLPTDLVGLADVITKLQNVCSQESLLTLLPFIESPKVEISKFKAEQKQIELHNLDGLDE from the coding sequence TTGCAAATTAATGAAAGCCTTATAAAACAATGCTTAACCGAGTTAGAGAATAACTCCAGCATCAAGCAAAAATACAAGGACTACTACGAAGGAAACCATAGTATACTTAACAACTATGCCATGCAGGACAGCAGAAGTAACATGAAGTTAGTTTTCAATTTTCCTAGAAAATTCGTTGACAATGAAACAGGCTATCTATTGGGTAAGCCTGTTAATTTCATATCCAAAACAGATGATGATGAAATCATAGATGCCATTGATAAAAATATTAGTCACTGGGACAAGGAGCACAATATTCATCTTAGAAAATCCAGTGAAATTTATGGAGAGAGCTACGAATTGAACTATATCAATCAAGATGGAGAGTTTTGTGGTACAATCCTAAATCCTATGAGTTGCTATGTCCTAGAGGATGGCACAGCAGAAAGAAATGGTATACTAGCTCTTCATAAATTTAATAGGAGATTTGATGAAAATACCTATCTTGATGTATATACAAATCATGAAATACTTCACTATATTATAGAAGATGGACTAAAGCTACAAGGTAAGCATACTCATATTTTTGATAGAGTACCCATAATCGTCTGCCCAGCAAACAGCGAAAGGAAGAGTGGCTTTCATGATGTCATTAGTCTGGTAGATGCCTATAATGCCATCAATTCAGATTTAGTTAACGAGATTTCAGACCATAGAAATGCCTATCTCGTGATAGAAAATGCCAAAATTGAAGAAGAAGATTTACTAAAGATGAAATCCATGGGAATTATCCAAGTCCCGAAAGGTGGTTCAGTAAAGTGGCTCACAAAAGACATCAATGATTCCTTCGTAAAAAATGAACTGGATAATATTGAAAGAAAAATATTTGATATGATGGATCAAGTAAATTTTAATGAGAACTGGGCAGCCAATACATCCTCCTTGGCAATTAGGAATAAATTACTAAATCTTGAAAATAGAGTAGCCCTCCGTGAAGCCATCATGGAGCAGGTAATAAAGAAGAGACTAAAAAATCTCTTTATTTTTTTGTCTAAAAAAGAGGGTAGATATTTTGACTATAAGGACATAGCCATCAAATTCACAAGAAACCTTCCAACGGATCTTGTTGGTCTTGCTGATGTTATCACCAAGCTTCAAAATGTATGCTCTCAAGAATCTCTGCTGACATTACTTCCCTTCATCGAAAGCCCGAAGGTGGAGATCAGTAAATTCAAGGCTGAACAAAAGCAAATAGAATTACATAATTTGGATGGTTTAGATGAGTAG
- a CDS encoding minor capsid protein, which yields MSRHGEIIEIKQAMIQRTEEQEKKLQIEHRKILRLLLLMLLEFYHHYSVDGKLIINRYQRESFMVQVEKLLLEKVGAMAALEKNILENLLNEIYEDTYIKHSDLLDGSSPLPLNPNLINDHIHQKFKEDTFGNRIHRNKQELVTKLYHLINTGIKEGRDYQQLTKEIDKAFQYSGYQSKRLMMTEESRIFNLSQRTAFKVMDYKGKIMWCSVLCHTTCDYCQSMHGETFYIEDDNLPDMPAHANCQCFWVPV from the coding sequence ATGAGTAGACATGGTGAAATTATTGAGATAAAACAGGCAATGATTCAAAGAACGGAGGAACAAGAGAAGAAACTTCAAATTGAGCATAGGAAAATACTAAGACTATTACTATTGATGCTACTGGAATTTTATCATCATTACTCTGTGGATGGGAAACTAATTATTAATAGGTATCAACGTGAAAGCTTTATGGTACAGGTGGAGAAATTGCTACTGGAAAAAGTCGGTGCTATGGCAGCACTGGAAAAAAACATCTTGGAAAATCTGTTAAATGAAATCTATGAAGATACCTATATCAAGCATAGTGATCTACTAGATGGTAGTTCGCCACTTCCTTTGAATCCTAATCTAATCAATGACCATATACATCAAAAGTTTAAGGAAGATACCTTTGGCAATAGAATCCATAGGAATAAACAGGAGTTGGTTACAAAGCTATATCATCTAATTAATACTGGCATAAAGGAGGGAAGGGATTATCAACAATTGACTAAAGAGATAGATAAAGCATTTCAATATAGTGGGTATCAGAGCAAACGGTTAATGATGACGGAAGAATCCCGTATATTTAACTTATCTCAACGTACAGCTTTTAAAGTCATGGACTATAAAGGTAAAATTATGTGGTGTTCAGTATTATGCCACACTACCTGTGATTATTGCCAAAGCATGCATGGAGAAACCTTTTATATAGAGGATGATAACCTTCCAGATATGCCAGCCCATGCAAACTGTCAATGCTTTTGGGTGCCAGTGTAG
- a CDS encoding cysteine-rich VLP protein: MDKKFKKEITSLIKRECANYDSQFCGINHYCCMVDTTCIFFRENQEVGRCKYFEKGVLPLEDDLESGYRIYHSKDQGSTTSSKPAKPRIKCERCGTYVKANSNRQRYCDSCKKHSDKEKARLRKQKSRSETQNVTI; this comes from the coding sequence TTGGATAAAAAATTTAAAAAGGAAATCACTAGCTTAATCAAGAGGGAATGTGCAAACTATGATTCTCAGTTTTGTGGTATTAATCATTATTGTTGTATGGTTGATACCACTTGTATATTTTTTAGAGAGAATCAAGAAGTAGGTAGATGCAAGTATTTTGAAAAAGGAGTGCTACCTTTAGAGGATGATTTAGAAAGCGGATATCGTATTTATCATTCAAAGGATCAAGGAAGTACAACTTCATCTAAACCAGCAAAGCCTAGAATCAAATGTGAAAGGTGTGGTACTTATGTAAAAGCTAATTCAAACAGACAGCGATATTGTGATAGCTGCAAGAAACATAGTGATAAAGAAAAGGCTAGACTTAGAAAACAAAAAAGTAGGAGTGAAACACAAAATGTCACGATTTAG
- a CDS encoding capsid assembly scaffolding protein Gp46 family protein, with protein MDRITHSNKIKILEVIIMEENKNVKTEGTQEVDTQSKETQEFDIKSVLENDEFKRFMESYADKRVSEAVKTTKKKLQQEYEEEKKKSEMTQEEILQQKERELYDRELKLEKIQYFKEKNYDLDLLDFVVGGDIDMIQEKADSLISTINKVVEKQVAERLKQGYVPPANGSKTTATESIGLKLAKQIKESQQYSQEAQQQYFK; from the coding sequence ATGGATAGAATTACTCATTCAAATAAAATAAAAATATTGGAGGTAATCATTATGGAAGAAAACAAAAATGTAAAGACTGAGGGGACACAGGAAGTGGATACTCAATCAAAGGAAACACAGGAGTTTGATATTAAATCTGTGCTAGAGAATGATGAATTTAAAAGGTTCATGGAATCCTACGCAGATAAAAGAGTAAGTGAAGCTGTTAAAACAACTAAAAAGAAATTACAACAGGAGTATGAGGAAGAAAAGAAAAAATCAGAAATGACTCAGGAGGAAATATTACAGCAAAAAGAAAGAGAACTATATGATAGAGAACTGAAACTAGAAAAAATCCAGTATTTCAAGGAGAAAAACTATGACCTTGATTTACTGGATTTTGTTGTTGGTGGAGATATAGATATGATTCAGGAAAAGGCTGATTCTCTTATATCCACCATTAATAAAGTGGTAGAAAAACAGGTGGCTGAAAGATTAAAGCAAGGATATGTTCCACCAGCTAATGGATCTAAAACCACAGCTACAGAGAGCATTGGTTTGAAATTAGCAAAGCAAATAAAAGAAAGTCAACAGTATTCACAAGAAGCACAGCAACAATATTTTAAGTAA
- a CDS encoding GNAT family N-acetyltransferase produces the protein MVNNKDNEFPILRTERLILRKLTEEDASSLFKYWSDNEVTRYMNINTFTNTCEARNMINLLNILFEKKQAIRWGIYSKTLECLIGTCGYNSGLKQEEYIGEIGYELGSHYWGKGFMAEALNAILDYGFKDLNLNRIEAYVMLENEKSINLLEKLYFQKEGILREHGCYKNGFWDEYIFSLLKRDRS, from the coding sequence ATGGTGAACAATAAAGATAATGAATTTCCCATATTACGAACTGAAAGATTAATCCTACGGAAATTGACAGAAGAGGATGCAAGTTCTTTATTCAAATATTGGTCAGATAACGAAGTTACTAGATATATGAATATAAATACTTTTACTAATACGTGTGAAGCAAGAAATATGATTAACCTATTGAATATACTATTTGAAAAGAAACAAGCCATTCGTTGGGGCATATATAGCAAGACATTGGAGTGTCTTATCGGTACTTGTGGATATAATTCTGGACTAAAGCAAGAAGAATATATTGGGGAAATTGGCTATGAGTTAGGAAGCCATTACTGGGGGAAAGGGTTTATGGCAGAAGCATTAAATGCTATTTTGGATTATGGGTTTAAGGATTTAAATTTAAACCGTATAGAAGCATATGTAATGCTAGAAAATGAAAAATCAATAAACCTTCTTGAAAAGCTATATTTTCAAAAAGAAGGAATTTTAAGAGAGCATGGATGCTATAAAAACGGTTTTTGGGATGAATACATTTTTTCATTACTAAAGAGAGATAGAAGCTAA
- a CDS encoding PF20097 family protein, whose protein sequence is MRKVDNVSCPKCGQKMKNGYIYSPHQIMWADNNNTKITAIGDETLVGLSGFKMKKVVAYRCEACKIVTFEYDS, encoded by the coding sequence ATGAGAAAAGTAGATAATGTAAGTTGTCCTAAATGTGGACAAAAAATGAAAAATGGATACATATATTCTCCACATCAAATAATGTGGGCTGATAATAATAATACTAAAATTACCGCTATAGGAGATGAAACATTAGTAGGTTTGTCAGGATTTAAGATGAAAAAAGTAGTAGCTTATAGATGCGAAGCGTGTAAGATTGTTACATTTGAATACGATTCATAA
- the tnpA gene encoding IS66 family insertion sequence element accessory protein TnpA has protein sequence MTNEALNIDWEDILDKFSSHEGSIKAFCEENSISAHQLYYRRKKLQNNNTPVFHAVSFKDKEADEAVNQNIIPPNPVSASTIKIEIGKAKIYIPSNDKVSLSNVFKEIIALC, from the coding sequence ATGACAAATGAAGCACTGAACATTGACTGGGAAGATATTTTAGATAAATTCTCTTCTCATGAAGGAAGCATCAAGGCCTTTTGTGAAGAGAATAGTATAAGTGCCCATCAGCTTTACTACAGGAGAAAAAAATTACAAAACAATAACACTCCTGTATTTCATGCTGTTAGCTTTAAAGATAAGGAAGCTGATGAGGCTGTAAATCAAAATATTATTCCACCTAATCCTGTCTCAGCATCAACTATAAAAATTGAAATAGGCAAAGCTAAGATATATATACCAAGCAATGATAAGGTATCTCTATCTAATGTTTTTAAGGAAATCATAGCATTATGCTAA
- the tnpB gene encoding IS66 family insertion sequence element accessory protein TnpB (TnpB, as the term is used for proteins encoded by IS66 family insertion elements, is considered an accessory protein, since TnpC, encoded by a neighboring gene, is a DDE family transposase.) has product MLNIDKVDKVYLACGVTDLRKNIDGLSMIVQTEFKLDPFEKALFVFCNRQMNKLKILHFDDGFWLYYHRLERNKFRWSMSKEEALKVSIEELRWLLKGYEVRTISKFKPVKERNYF; this is encoded by the coding sequence ATGCTAAATATAGATAAAGTGGATAAAGTATATTTGGCTTGTGGGGTAACGGATCTTAGGAAAAATATAGATGGACTAAGTATGATTGTACAGACCGAGTTTAAGCTGGACCCTTTTGAAAAGGCACTATTTGTCTTTTGCAATAGGCAGATGAATAAACTAAAGATACTTCACTTTGATGATGGCTTTTGGCTATACTATCATCGGCTAGAAAGAAATAAATTCAGATGGTCTATGTCAAAGGAAGAAGCTTTAAAGGTTTCCATTGAAGAACTAAGGTGGCTGCTTAAGGGGTATGAAGTAAGAACTATATCAAAATTCAAGCCCGTTAAAGAGAGAAATTACTTTTAG